A single window of Aspergillus puulaauensis MK2 DNA, chromosome 5, nearly complete sequence DNA harbors:
- a CDS encoding WD repeat protein (COG:S;~EggNog:ENOG410PIYB;~InterPro:IPR036322,IPR039328,IPR015943,IPR019775, IPR001680,IPR017986;~PFAM:PF00400;~go_function: GO:0005515 - protein binding [Evidence IEA]), with protein sequence MHTLKETGSSSLALPEDSYIYSIVPSSRTEFAAISSDDSLRIFDANKLSHASLVATNTHDDGVTSLRTYDANNQLVITGGRDGKVKLWDLRHRKNSAALVVESPNQAPVLSTASCSETNSIVAGTELLSHQAIVAFWDARSPSQPHLQYVESHNDDVTELQYHPTRHNVLLSGSTDGLVNIYDTTVTDEDEALVQVINHGSVHHAGFINERTIYALSHDETFAIHPATDPDDQAQEPEPIQFGDLRQPLHCEYIAQFCVGSQAPYIAAGNKIDKRLDLIPLSPTPSWRFDEQNLWRLPGGHGEEVVRSVYVDEQNQSVFTCGEDGFVRAWKPETETDQDEGDTLMNAPRPKEKKAKEKARFKPY encoded by the exons ATGCACACGCTCAAAGAAACTGGCTCGTCCTCGCTCGCTCTGCCAGAGGACAGCTACATTTACTCGATTGTGCCGTCGTCGCGAACAGAGTTTGCTGCCATCTCATCCGACGACTCGCTCCGCATTTTCGATGCGAACAAACTTAGTCATGCGTCGTTAGTGGCCACCAACACACACGACGATGGAGTCACCTCGTTGCGGACGTATGATGCAAACAACCAGCTGGTCATCACCGGAGGCCGAGATGGCAAAGTCAAACTGTGGGATCTCCGCCATCGCAAGAATTCCGCTGCTCTCGTGGTCGAATCAC CGAATCAGGCTCCGGTGCTGTCGACAGCCAGCTGCTCTGAAACAAACAGTATCGTCGCTGGGACGGAACTCCTCTCCCACCAGGCAATCGTTGCATTCTG GGATGCTAGATCCCCATCCCAGCCGCATCTCCAGTACGTGGAGAGCCACAACGACGATGTAACCGAG CTCCAATATCACCCAACCCGGCACAACGTTCTCCTTTCAGGAAGCACGGACGGCCTCGTCAATATCTACGACACAACCGTcacagacgaagacgaagcccTGGTGCAAGTCATCAACCACGGCTCCGTGCACCACGCCGGCTTCATCAACGAGCGCACCATCTACGCCCTGAGTCACGACGAGACGTTCGCCATCCACCCGGCAACAGACCCAGATGATCAGGCCCAAGAGCCCGAGCCGATCCAATTCGGCGATCTAAGACAGCCTCTACACTGCGAGTATATCGCGCAGTTTTGTGTCGGGAGCCAGGCGCCGTACATTGCCGCGGGAAATAAGAT CGACAAACGCCTAGATCTAATCCCCCTCTCCCCAACACCGTCATGGCGCTTCGACGAGCAGAACCTCTGGCGCCTCCCAGGCGGCcacggcgaggaggtcgtgCGCTCGGTATACGTCGACGAGCAG AATCAATCGGTCTTCACCTGCGGCGAGGACGGTTTCGTGCGTGCGTGGAAGCctgagactgagactgaTCAGGATGAGGGGGACACACTGATGAATGCGCCGAGgcccaaggagaagaaggcgaaagaGAAGGCCAGATTTAAGCCGTATTAG
- a CDS encoding uncharacterized protein (COG:S;~EggNog:ENOG410PS85), translating to MDAYAYLVRHGWSGTGNPLNPDRAGVRGGLGLTKPLLVARRTGNSGVGKTTTKDPTNQWWLRGFEDALKGIGQADSGQGQGQVGKGNALTSELYRFFVRGETVPGTLGNKDKEKEVKKDGGKKRKRVDGDGDETKEEKRLRKEEKKRRKVEKEERRERRREKRERKAKRTEEKAEKKARKSEKKEKEQKPEDDYPTPVSMDLDSTDNQDGGSELDKLKEKKEKRDKKSKAKEDKSSKEKKKEKKQEPSDESSKRKSKKSKST from the coding sequence ATGGACGCCTACGCCTACCTAGTTCGCCACGGCTGGTCCGGCACCGGCAACCCCCTCAACCCAGACCGCGCAGGCGTGCGCGGCGGACTAGGCCTCACAAAGCCGCTCCTTGTTGCGCGACGGACCGGCAACAGCGGTGTtgggaagacgacgacgaaagACCCGACGAATCAGTGGTGGTTGCGTGGGTTTGAGGATGCGCTGAAGGGGATTGGGCAGGCGGATTCTGGGCAGGGGCAGGGGCAGGTGGGGAAGGGGAATGCGTTGACGAGTGAGCTTTATCGGTTTTTTGTTCGGGGGGAGACTGTTCCTGGAACGCTTGGGAATAAGGAtaaggagaaggaggtgaagaaggatggggggaagaagaggaagagagttgatggggatggggatgagacgaaggaggagaagaggttgaggaaggaggagaagaagaggaggaaggttgAAAAGGAGGAACGGAGggagcggaggagggagaagagggagaggaaggccAAGAGGACCGAGGAAAAGGCTGAAAAGAAGGCGAGAAAgtctgagaagaaggagaaggagcagAAGCCTGAGGATGACTATCCTACACCGGTCTCAATGGATTTGGACTCGACAGACAACCAAGATGGAGGTTCAGAACTGGAcaagctgaaggagaagaaagagaagagggacaAGAAGTCAAAGGCAAAGGAAGACAAATCCtcgaaagagaaaaagaaggagaagaaacaagaacCATCCGACGAGAGCTCAAAACGAAAATCGAAAAAGAGCAAATCGACGTGA
- the THG1 gene encoding tRNA guanylyltransferase (BUSCO:EOG09264G0H;~COG:S;~EggNog:ENOG410PGHR;~InterPro:IPR024956,IPR038469,IPR007537,IPR025845;~PFAM:PF14413,PF04446;~go_function: GO:0000287 - magnesium ion binding [Evidence IEA];~go_function: GO:0008193 - tRNA guanylyltransferase activity [Evidence IEA];~go_process: GO:0006400 - tRNA modification [Evidence IEA]) produces the protein MANSKYEYVKAFEQPDILLPNTWIVVRIDGRGFHKLSDRYAFQKPNDRRALDLMNAAAVEVLKDLPDLAIAYGVSDEYSFVFHPTCELFERRGAKLVTTIVSTFTAHYIFLWSKYFVDTPLQSPHLPSFDGRAVMYPATQNLRDYMSWRQVDCHINNLYNTTFWMMVLRGGMSNTDAEEELKGTVSADKNEILFKRFGINYNNEEEVYKKGSVVYRQYQLEDSKTGSDSKAQSQADAQANASKTQQEKLRKLRRKAQVVVEHVDIIKDEFWERRPWILSGKPGKLPAEA, from the exons ATGGCAAATTCAAA GTACGAATATGTCAAAGCCTTCGAGCAACCAGACATCTTGCTCCCAAATACATGGATTGTTGTCCGAATTGACGGACGGGGGTTTCACAA ACTATCCGATCGATATGCATTCCAGAAACCGAATGACCGGCGCGCACTGGATCTGATGAATGCCGCTGCTGTAGAGGTCTTGAAGGATCTTCCAGATCTGGCGATCGCTTATGGCGTTAGTGATGAGTATAG TTTTGTCTTTCATCCTACGTGTGAGCTTTTTGAGAGGCGGGGCGC GAAACTGGTGACAACCATTGTTTCAACGTTCACAGCACATTATATCTTCCTATGGAGTAAATACTTCGTAGATACGCCGCTGCAGTCGCCTCATCTTCCATCGTTTGATGGGAGGGCGGTAATGTATCCGGCAACCCAGAATTTGCGAGATTATATGAGTTGGAGGCAGGTTGATT GTCATATTAATAACCTCTACAATACGACGTTCTGGATGATGGTTCTCCGGGGCGGGATGAGCAATACTGACGCTgaggaggagttgaag GGAACCGTGTCGGCGGACAAGAACGAGATTCTTTTCAAGAGGTTTGGAATCAATTATAacaatgaagaagaggttTATAAGAAAGGGAGTGTGGTTTATCGGCAG TACCAACTCGAGGACAGCAAGACAGGGTCAGATTCCAAGGCACAGAGTCAAGCAGATGCGCAAGCCAATGCCTCAAAAACGCAGCAGGAGAAACTCCGCAAGCTACGGCGAAAAGCACAGGTCGTGGTTGAGCATGTGGACATCATCAAGGACGAGTTCTGGGAACGAAGACCGTGGATTCTATCGGGGAAGCCAGGGAAGTTGCCAGCAGAGGCTTAA